GGAAATGATCAGAATCAGGAAGCGCAGTCTGATCAGCAGGAAGATGAATCTTCCCTGAAAGAGAAGCGGACAGAAATCGCCAGAAAGCTCGAAGCGGGTGAGCTTGAAGAACGCATTGTGACAGTGGAGGTTGATGAGAATCAATCAGCTTCTATGTATGACATGCTCCAGGGATCCGGCATGGAACAAATGGGTATGAATTTTCAGGATGCCCTGAGCAACCTGATGCCTAAAAAGAAGAAAAAACGCAAGCTGTCGGTAAAGGATGCCCGTAAGGTACTCACTCATGACGAAGCACAGAAGCTGATCGATATGGATGAAGTATCTCAGGAAGCACTATACCGCGCAGAGCAGACAGGTATCATTTTTATCGATGAAATTGATAAGATTGCATCAAAGTCATCAGGCTCAAGTTCTCAGGACGTATCAAGAGAAGGTGTACAGCGTGATATCCTGCCGATCGTAGAAGGCTCCACTGTTAACACCAAGTACGGTCCTGTTAAAACAGACCACGTACTGTTTGTAGCTGCTGGTGCTTTCCATACAGCAAAGCCATCAGATTTAATTCCTGAGCTTCAGGGACGTTTCCCGATCCGTGTAGAGCTTCAAAAGCTTGCGGTTGAGGACTTTGTAAGAATTCTTGTTGAACCGGACCATGCTCTACTGAAGCAATATACAGCATTAATGGCGACTGAAGGAATAGAAGTAGACTTTACTGAAGATGCTGTAAGGAGACTTGCTGAGATTGCGTATCAGGTCAATCAGGAAACTGATAATATTGGAGCAAGAAGACTTCATACAATTATGGAGAAACTGCTTGAAGATCTATCATTTGAAGCGTCTGATATTGCGCTTGGGACAATATCAATTACACCTGCCTATGTTGATGAAAAGCTCGGTAAAATTGCAGGAAACAGGGATTTAAGTGAGTTTATTTTATAAATGTTTTGAGATTTTTGATTCAGGGAATCATGATAAGAAAAAATAGATAATCGCAGGAGGAATTCAGGATATGAATTTACTAGGAAAAACAAGAGAGATTAACTCAATGCTGCAACAGTCAGCAGGGAAACCGGTTAACTTCAAAGAAATGGGAGAAACACTAAGCGGAGTAATTGAAGCGAATGTATTTATTTTAAGCAGAAAGGGTAAACTGTTAGGATTTGCTGTAAACCAGCAGATTGAAAATGAGCGTATGAAGCAAATGTTAGAAGACCGACAGTTCCCGGAACAGTATACGAAAAACCTGTTTAACATTACAGAAACTTCACCAAACCTTGACATCGATAGTGAATACACAGCATTCCCTGTTGAAAATAAAGACCTTTTTGCTAAAGGACTTACAACAATTGTGCCAATCATCGGTGGGGGAGACCGTCTTGGTACACTCATTCTTGCGCGCGTAGAGCAAACATTTGAAGATGATGATCTGATTCTTGGTGAATACGGCGCAACAGTTGTAGGTATGGAGATTCTTCGTGAAAAGGCTGATGAGATTGAAGAGGAAGCAAGAAGTAAAGCTGTTGTTCAGATGGCGATCAGCTCACTATCTTATAGTGAACTTGAAGCAATTGAACATATTTTCGAAGAACTGGATGGAAAAGAAGGATTACTTGTCGCTTCTAAAATCGCAGACCGCGTAGGGATTACACGTTCAGTGATTGTTAATGCACTTAGAAAGCTTGAAAGTGCTGGTGTGATTGAATCACGTTCACTTGGAATGAAGGGTACTTATATTAAAGTATTGAATGATAAATTCCTATTTGAACTTGAAAACTTAAAAAAATAACCATTTCAAAGCCGGTATAATAACCGGCTTTTTTTAATTCTTTTACATAAAGGTGGTAGAAAAATTTACATAACTTTAAGTCAAAAAAGACAGCGGACTCCGCTGTCTTTTTATATGATTCAATCATTTTTTAAATGTGTCTAATATGTGAACGTGCTGAATAGTATCAGATAATCATAATTGGATGATCATGGATGTATCATTTCAATAAAATGACGACGAAAATCGCTCTGTAATAGTCATTCCATAATTTGTAGAGACTCAATTTAATTCGGGTATTCTCGACACTAAACTGATATAAAAGTATTGAATTTACAAAATATATCTTTAGACCTATAAAACTTTAGGCAGAAAGTATAGACTATAAATGGTCCTACCATTAAAATGATGTATAAGTGATTTTTTATATCGACTGTTTTTTGGTGAATAAGTCGATATATAAGGAAATGAGGTGTTTTGATGAATTTATTTTCAGGCACAATTAGTTCCCTTGAAAGAGGACTTGATTATTCAGCAGTTAAGCAAAAAGTCATTGCAAATAACGTGGCTAATGTTGATACACCAGGTTATAAGTCTAAAGATGTAAGCTTTGAAGCAATGTTACAGGATGAAATAAACTTGTCATCTACTGCCGCTGATCCGAGACATTTCGACCTTTCTAATGTCGGGAGTAATGGCGTTTCAATTACCCAGCGACCGTATAGTATTCGCGAAAATGGAAACGGCGTGGATATGGATAAAGAAATGGCTGATCTTGCAACGAATCAGATCTACTATAACTCGCTTATTGAGAGAATTAGCGGAAAATTCGGTTCGCTCAACAGTGTGATTAAAGGAGGAGGGCAGTAATGACAATGTTTCATTCAATGAATACGACAGCCTCGGCTTTAACTGCACAGCGTCTTAGAATGGATGTAATTTCCTCTAATATGGCAAATGTTGATACGACGAGAGCAACACTTGAAAACGGTGAATGGCAGCCTTATAAAAGAAAATCGGTTGTATTAAAACCACAGGGTGAGAACTTCTCTTCATTTTTAAATACAGCAATGAATAAACCTTCCAATGCAGGACAGGGAGTAACAGTCTCAAGAATTATTGAGGATAATGACACACCTGGTGAACTGCTTTATGATCCTGAGCATCCGGATGCGAATGCAGAAGGATATGTAGAGATGCCAAATGTAGATCCGCTCAGAGAAATGGTTGACCTTATGTCTGCCACCCGTTCATATGAAGGTAACGTAACGGTATTTAATGCCAACAAGTCAATGATGATGCAAGCCCTGCAGATTGGGCGATCATAATATCCGAAGGGAAGATAGCTAAGTGGCCATACAACAGATTAATACGGCAGGGCTGAATCTTTTAAGTCCGTCAACTGAACAACATTCAACAAAAATTTCGCCATACAACGCTCAGCAGAATTTCGCTGCGATGCTAAAAGATTCTATTAATGAAGTAAATGCGGCACAAATTGAAAGTGATAAAATGACAAACCGTATGATCAACGGTGAGAATGTAGAACTTCATGACGTCATGATCGCTTCCCAAAAAGCATCTGTATCCCTGAACCTGACAATGGAAATGAGAAACAAAGCTGTAGAAGCGTATCAGGAAATTATGAGGATGCCAGTTTAATTTAATTTTCAAATGGGAGACCGGAGGATTGTCATGAACGAAAGATTTAATCAGATGTTTACAAACGTAAAGACTTTCGCCGGCACAAGATCTAAAAAACAATGGGGGCTCTTCGGCGGTATTGCATTATTAGTCATCATATTAATTGTTCTACTGACTTTTTTTACAACGAGACAGACGATGGTGCCCCTATATAGTAATTTGACGCCTTCAGAGACAGGGATGATCAAAGAAACACTTGATGGCAGAGGGATCCCTTCTGAAATTACTGAAGGTGGAACTGCGATTCTTGTACCTGATGTGCAGGCTGAAACATTAATGGTCGAGCTTGCTGCTGAGGGTATTCCCAACACAGGGAATATTGATTATTCGTTTTTTAGTGAAAATGCCGGTTTTGGTATGACTGATAATGAATTTAAAGTCATGCATGTAGATGCAATGCAGACGGAGATTGCGACTTTATTAAAAGGGATCGACGGTGTGCAGGATGCGAGGGTGATGATTACGATTCCTGAGCAGGGCGTATTCTTAAATGATAACCCGGAACAGTCTTCAGCATCTGTCGTGCTGAATACACAGCCGGGTTATCAATTTGATGAAGGGCAGGTTCAATCACTTTACCATCTGGTATCGAAGAGTGTTCCTGATCTGCCTACTGAGAATATCGTCATTATGAATCAATTCTTTGAGTACTTTGATATGCAAAATCAAAATTCTTCTTTAGCAGGAGCAAACCTGACTGATCAAATGGCAGTTAAGCAGACGATTGAAAGAGATCTACAGCGGCAGGTGCAGATGCTGCTTGGCACACTTGTCGGTCAGAATAAAGTGGTTGTCAGTGTATCAACCGATATTGATTTTGATCAGGAAAATCGGGAAGTCAATGAAGTAACACCTGTCGATGAAGAAAATATGGAAGGTATTGAAGTTAGTGCCAGAAGGATTACTGAGACCTTCGA
This region of Jeotgalibacillus malaysiensis genomic DNA includes:
- a CDS encoding ATP-dependent protease; the encoded protein is MRQSTELTPKQIVEKLDQYIVGQREAKRAVAVALRNRYRRNLLDESMKNEVIPKNILMMGPTGVGKTEIARRIAKLVGAPFIKVEATKFTEVGYVGRDVESMVRDLMETAVRIVKEEKMESVQSKAQENANKRLVKLIVPSAKKSQNFKNPFEMMFGGNDQNQEAQSDQQEDESSLKEKRTEIARKLEAGELEERIVTVEVDENQSASMYDMLQGSGMEQMGMNFQDALSNLMPKKKKKRKLSVKDARKVLTHDEAQKLIDMDEVSQEALYRAEQTGIIFIDEIDKIASKSSGSSSQDVSREGVQRDILPIVEGSTVNTKYGPVKTDHVLFVAAGAFHTAKPSDLIPELQGRFPIRVELQKLAVEDFVRILVEPDHALLKQYTALMATEGIEVDFTEDAVRRLAEIAYQVNQETDNIGARRLHTIMEKLLEDLSFEASDIALGTISITPAYVDEKLGKIAGNRDLSEFIL
- a CDS encoding transcriptional regulator translates to MNLLGKTREINSMLQQSAGKPVNFKEMGETLSGVIEANVFILSRKGKLLGFAVNQQIENERMKQMLEDRQFPEQYTKNLFNITETSPNLDIDSEYTAFPVENKDLFAKGLTTIVPIIGGGDRLGTLILARVEQTFEDDDLILGEYGATVVGMEILREKADEIEEEARSKAVVQMAISSLSYSELEAIEHIFEELDGKEGLLVASKIADRVGITRSVIVNALRKLESAGVIESRSLGMKGTYIKVLNDKFLFELENLKK
- a CDS encoding flagellar basal body rod protein FlgB, whose amino-acid sequence is MNLFSGTISSLERGLDYSAVKQKVIANNVANVDTPGYKSKDVSFEAMLQDEINLSSTAADPRHFDLSNVGSNGVSITQRPYSIRENGNGVDMDKEMADLATNQIYYNSLIERISGKFGSLNSVIKGGGQ
- a CDS encoding flagellar basal body rod protein FlgC; the encoded protein is MTMFHSMNTTASALTAQRLRMDVISSNMANVDTTRATLENGEWQPYKRKSVVLKPQGENFSSFLNTAMNKPSNAGQGVTVSRIIEDNDTPGELLYDPEHPDANAEGYVEMPNVDPLREMVDLMSATRSYEGNVTVFNANKSMMMQALQIGRS
- a CDS encoding flagellar hook-basal body protein FliE, translated to MLKDSINEVNAAQIESDKMTNRMINGENVELHDVMIASQKASVSLNLTMEMRNKAVEAYQEIMRMPV
- a CDS encoding flagellar M-ring protein FliF, with product MNERFNQMFTNVKTFAGTRSKKQWGLFGGIALLVIILIVLLTFFTTRQTMVPLYSNLTPSETGMIKETLDGRGIPSEITEGGTAILVPDVQAETLMVELAAEGIPNTGNIDYSFFSENAGFGMTDNEFKVMHVDAMQTEIATLLKGIDGVQDARVMITIPEQGVFLNDNPEQSSASVVLNTQPGYQFDEGQVQSLYHLVSKSVPDLPTENIVIMNQFFEYFDMQNQNSSLAGANLTDQMAVKQTIERDLQRQVQMLLGTLVGQNKVVVSVSTDIDFDQENREVNEVTPVDEENMEGIEVSARRITETFEGTDEAGGVPEGQDPADNLTGFVEGSNGSGDYEREEETVNYEVNRIRREIVESPYRIRDIGFQVMVEPPEADNPASLPAQSIADIENMLETIISTSIDADVAAEMTPEEIADKVVVSAQTFNGRADFDQAETSPAIPLWAYIVVGVMLLVIIGLIFFIVRSRRQAVEEEEFFVEAEEPIDVPDVNHEKETEGTMKRKQLEKMAKEKPEEFAKLLRSWIADE